The Priestia filamentosa genome includes the window TATCAAATTCTCTCTCTACCCCATCCCAACGTTTTACATCATATTCATCTCGAACAGCTTTAACTTGTAATCCAATCAACGCATTAGGAACCTTAAATGTAGATTCTGGTGTGAGCCTTGTAGTTGCTCTCCGATTATTATAGACAAAGGTTTTTCCTGTTTTAACATCACGTAATAAAAAAGTTCCATTCTCATTAGCGAAAAATTCATCAACATCTAGTTTGTTAATATGAAGTCTTTCTTTAGAAGCACGTTCTTTAGTTGGTGTTTGAGCTTGAGCTGTATAACCTAATATTCCTGTAAACAACAAAAAAATAAAAAGGTAAATCAACTTTTTCAATTTCAACACCTCATTTAATTATTTAACAGATATATTCTATTAACTTCTTTCAGAAAATTCAATAAAAATTTTATTTTTTTTATATACGATATACAAAATCAGCTACTAGAATGTTGGTTATCAAACATAAATCACTCAGGAAAACTTTTTAAAAAATATATGTATATAAATCTATAAAATTAGACAGACTACTTATGTATCCCTCTATTTATATAAGGGGTTCTTTTTTACTAAAGGTGTTTGAACATAAATGAACCGTCCATGAATTGAACGGTTCACCTACCATTTATTTTGATCAATTTATAGCTAAACCTAATGAGGGGTAATCCATGCATTTTAACAAGAGAGTTAAATATTTAGCTATCCTTTATTATTTATAAAGCTTTACACGATCTTCGAGAGAATTAAATTCTTTCTCACCTGGTTCTGTAGTTGGATTCCCAAAAGGCATTTGAGCAATTAATCTCCAATTAGAAGGGATATTCCATTCTTTTTTCACTTCATCATCAATAAGGGGGTTATAGTGTTGCAAAGACGCTCCTAGTCCTTCTGCTTTTAATGCAGACCATACTACTAATTGGTGCATACCTGATGCTTGATGTGACCAAAGAGGGAAGTTATCAGCATAGGAAGCGAACTGTTCCTGAAAACCTTCGATTACCTTTTCATCTTCAAAGAATAATACCGTTCCATATCCTGCTTTAAATGAATCCATTTTCTGTTGGGTTCTAGTAAAATCTCTATCTCCCATAACTTTTTTTAAAGTCTCAGTTGTAATATCCCATAGTTTATCATGAGCTTCTCCTGTTAATACAACAAGACGTGCTGTTTGAGAGTTAAAAGCAGACGGAGTATATTTTACAGCAAATTCTACTATTTCTTTAATTCTCTCATCGGATACTTGAACATCTTTATTAATTCCATAATACGAGCGTCTTTCTTTTAAGACTGAATAAAAATCTTTTGTCATCAGATTTTTCCCCCTGGGATCATTTATTCTAAAATAAAATATCTTTAATTCAATATAATTCTATATATTGGGTGATTCAAAGTCAAACATTTTTTGTAATTATTTGGTTTTAAATGCAAAAAATGAAAATTAAAAGTAATTCTTAAAGATTGCTTTCTTCTGCTAATAAACATTATGTGTAAGGAAGATTAATGAACAAATGGTTACCCTCCATACTTTTCAGTGACATCCCGTAAACTGTTAGCTGTAGTTAGAAAATAAACTTTATTTACATACCATACCTTTGAAAAAGTAAAAGAGCACAAACCCATTGAGTGGCAATGAGTTTGTGCTCTTTCTCTTTCCCCAAGTTTATTTTTAAGGACAATTAAGAAGCTATCATTAAAATCTAAATGAACGTCCTAACTGCCCGCAAAACTTCTACAATTTAATATGTTGTTATAATATTTTTTTAACTTTTAACTATATCGATATTCCCTCAGATCTTTCAAAATAGAAATTTCCTGTAGTAATTCTCTTCCGACGTTAGTTTCTATAACTTTTTTCCGCTCTAGTTCTTTGTCCACCAATCTTTTTACTGACAAAACATCCATTCCGTTTAAGAGGATATCTTCTTTTGAATTAAAATGTTTATGGGCAACCAGCTGCATCCCGTAGGAGTTATATAATAAAGTGTATCCAGCTATACCTGTTGTAGATTGATATGCTTTTGAAAAACCCCCATCTATAACAATCATCCTTCCATTCGCTTTAACTGGATTTTCTCCTTCAATTTCTTTAACAGGTGTATGACCATTTATAATATGGCCATGCTCAGGATTAAGGTTAAATTCAGCTAGAATTTTCTGGCAGACTTCCTCATTTTCACGCAAATAGTAATATGGATTCTTCTTCTCTTTGTGCGTTTTCTTATCTTTAATAAAGTATCTCTCGAAAGTTGTCATCGCTCTTTTCCCAAAGAGTGATGAATATTCTCCTGTCCACAAATACCAGATCATATCTGTTGCAAGGTCATCTGTCTCTTGAGGATGTGCAAAAGCATGGCGTAAATAGCGTTCAAACACATCAAGTAAATTACGTCCTGAATACGTTTTATCTTCAATTGCCATTTTCTCCATATTTCCTTCTTCATCTAAAGGAATGCAGCCGTGTATTAGTAAATTTCCGTTATATTTCAAATAAAGACTGCCC containing:
- a CDS encoding nitroreductase family protein, encoding MTKDFYSVLKERRSYYGINKDVQVSDERIKEIVEFAVKYTPSAFNSQTARLVVLTGEAHDKLWDITTETLKKVMGDRDFTRTQQKMDSFKAGYGTVLFFEDEKVIEGFQEQFASYADNFPLWSHQASGMHQLVVWSALKAEGLGASLQHYNPLIDDEVKKEWNIPSNWRLIAQMPFGNPTTEPGEKEFNSLEDRVKLYK